The proteins below are encoded in one region of Pithys albifrons albifrons isolate INPA30051 chromosome 25, PitAlb_v1, whole genome shotgun sequence:
- the GH1 gene encoding somatotropin, whose translation MPLSSLFANAVLRAQHLHLLAAETYKEFERSYIPEDQRHTNKNAQVAYCYSETIPAPTGKDDAQQKSDMELLRFSLVLIQSWLSPVQHLSKVFTNNLVFGTSDRVFEKLKDLEEGIQALMRELEDRSPRGPQILKPTYEKFDVHLRGEDALLKNYGLLSCFKKDLHKVETYLKVMKCRRYGEGNCIV comes from the exons atgcccctctccagcctgttTGCCAACGCTGTGCTGAGGGCTCAGCACCTTCACCTCCTGGCTGCTGAGACCTACAAGGAGTTT GAACGCAGCTACATCCCAGAGGACCAGAGACACACCAACAAAAATGCCCAGGTGGCCTATTGCTACTCAGAGACCATCCCTGCCCCCACGGGGAAGGATGATGCCCAGCAGAAGTCG gacatggagctgcttcGTTTTTCCCTGGTTCTCATCCAGTCCTGGCTCAGCCCAGTGCAGCACCTCAGCAAGGTGTTCACCAACAACCTGGTGTTTGGCACCTCAGACAGAGTGTTTGAAAAGCTAAAGGACCTAGAGGAAGGGATCCAGGCCCTGATGAGG gagctggaggacCGGAGCCCGCGGGGTCCCCAGATCCTCAAACCCACCTACGAGAAGTTCGACGTCCACCTGCGCGGGGAGGACGCTCTGCTCAAGAACTACGGGCTCCTGTCCTGCTTCAAGAAGGACCTCCACAAGGTGGAGACCTACCTGAAGGTGATGAAGTGCCGGCGCTACGGGGAAGGGAACTGCATCGTCTGA
- the CD79B gene encoding B-cell antigen receptor complex-associated protein beta chain yields MAGLCTRLWVLQVNLWLLALVTGGISADKNNTSNSTEDGCLPVHQHLRYVMVKKNMPIYFLCYSHDPKNLQWYKTEEKSEDIYGLDESTSHYSIQRTDTFINFTILKTTYNDSAIYVCDRKNLLEKKYLHTCGTELRVVGHSSIKQIQNRNTLKDAIIIIQSILLVIFISIPILLLLDKGEGKKCPEEDHTYEGLEVEHMATYEDITPFRDVKAKWTVGEHPGEE; encoded by the exons ATGGCTGGTCTGTGCACGAGACTCTGGGTGCTCCAGGTGAACCTCTGGCTGCTGGCTCTGGTCACAG gtgggatctcagcagACAAGAACAACACCAGCAACAGCACAG aggacGGGTGCCTCCCCGTGCACCAGCACCTGCGCTACGTGATGGTCAAGAAGAACATGCCCATCTACTTCCTCTGCTACTCCCACGACCCCAAAAACTTGCAGTGGTACAAGACAGAAGAGAAGAGCGAGGACATCTATGGGCTGGATGAGAGCACCTCCCACTACAGCATCCAGAGGACAGACACCTTCATCAACTTCACCATCCTCAAGACCACCTACAACGACAGCGCGATCTACGTGTGCGACAGAAAGAACCTCTTGGAGAAGAAGTACCTGCACACCTGTGGGACAGAGCTCAGAGTTGTGG GTCACAGTAGCATCAAGCAGATCCAGAATAGGAACACCCTGAAAGatgccatcatcatcatccagTCCATCCTGCTTGTCATCTTCATCAGCATCCCCATACTCCTCTTGCTAGATAAA GGTGAAGGCAAGAAATGCCCAGAGGAGGACCACACCTATGAG gggctggaggtggaGCACATGGCCACCTACGAGGACATCACTCCTTTCCGGGACGTGAAGGCCAAGTGGACAGTTGGGGAGCACCCGGGTGAAGAGTGA